TCATCAAGATAGTCTTACCCGTCTTTGGCTGCGCAACAATCAATGCACGCTGTCCCTTACCGATTGGTGAAAAGAGATCTACAATACGTGTTGAAAGATTAGTTGTACGAGGATCGCCACAGAGTGTGAACTTCTCCTCTGGGAAGAGTGGTGTAAGATGTTCGAAAGGTATACGGTCACGTACCTCAGAAGGCTTACGACCATTAATCTTGTCAATGCTTGTCAGTGGGAAATACTTCTCGCCCTCATGTGGTGGACGTACGTGGCATTCTACAACGTCACCTGTCTTCAGACCATATTGCTTAATCTGATTGTTTGCAATATACACATCATCAGGTGATGATAAGTAATTATAATCGCTTGAACGGAGGAAGCCATAACCATCAGGCATTACCTCAAGAACGCCGTTTGCCTTGATAAGATCAGAGAAATCATAGTTCGCATTGTTTGCAACTGGAGCATTATCATAGACCGGAGTTGACGGCAACTGAGCAGGAGTTGTAGGCTGATCAAACATATCATAGTTTGGAACAATACCCTGATCTTCAATTGGTAGGTCAACAACTGGAATGAAATCTGTACCATCGCCTGGGTCACCTGCCCATACACCATCAGGTAATACAGGATAACCAGCTGGTTCCATATTCATATTATGTGCGTTAACCTTCTCCTGAAGGCGTGCCAATAATTCTTCTTTACCTTCACCCTCTTCCTGCTGTGGTACGTTAGAGAACTGATCTTCTGGGATGAAATCCTCTGGAGCAGATGGCTCTACATTCTCTACGGGAGCCTCCTCTACAGGCTCTTCAGTCTGCTGTGCCTCTTCTGCTTTTGCCTTTATAGCTGCTTCTGCAGCTGCAATAGCCTCTAATTCAGCCTTAGATTTACGACCACGATGCTTTGGAATAGATGCTAATATTTCTTCTGGAGATTTCTCTTCAGTCTTATCGTCCTTTGTTTCAGGTAACTCTTTGAATAATGAAGGCTGACTTGTTGCCGTGTTTTTATTCTTCTGTACGTCGAAGTTTTCCCCTTCTTCACCATGTACCGAATAAACCCTGTCGGTATCTTTTCGTGCTATTCTGGTACGCTTACGCTTTGATTCTAAGGGATGTGCTGTACCTGCCTCTTCTGCCTGGCGGTCAAGGATGGCATAAACGAGCTTATCCTTATCATCTCCAGGTGAGTAAACAGCACCAGTACTCTGAGCAATAGCTTCAAGTTCAGAAACTTCTTTCTCTAATAATTCTTCTTTGCTTAACATATAAATATGTATGGGAAATTACATTTGATAGTGTCGACGTTTCATAAGGTGAAACATCATTAAATGTGTCTTTTGTGGCGCAAAGGTATAATTTTTATTTGAACCTTACAAGATTTCTCTTATCTTTTTTGATATTATTCTGTGGATGAATAGAATATAATAGGGTTCTTCCGTTAAATGTGTGGACACTTTTCGTATTGCTTTAATGGATGAATCATAGCCATTCATTAAACAAAAACTTGGCTAAGACAATCAACATTCTATCCTATTATCATCCTCTGATATTGAAAATCATTTCTTTTTAGACTTCGAAAATATGCAGATAAAGGTTTGAAAAATAATTACATAATTTCAAAGAAAACATTTATAACTAACGGCAAAAACATATATAAGAGGCAGGTTTGCAATCAACAGAGAATCAGGTAGTTATCAAGTAGTAAAATAAAAGGTGCTTAATTGGCTTCTTAAAGGGCGTTAGTAAGGGTCTTAAAGGGCACCTTTTGCAAGCCAAAAGAGCGTCTTTAAGAAGCCAAAAGAGCATATATTGATTTTGAAGAGTATGAAAATAGTTTACAAACCTCAATTAATAAGGGAATTCGTTGTTAGTAGAAGACAGATAGATATCGCATCTAATTATGTTTATCATGGGTCGAGACGTAGTGTCTGTATGTCAAATGATTAATATCGTAACATTCATGGATAATAAGATTCCCAACCTTTAGAAATGAGTTTTCTAAGGGTTGGGAATAATTGAGTTTATCGTGAACGAAACTAAGTTTTGTTCTTATGATGCATATTAATGGCACTCATAATGTTTATTGATGCTGCTCACGCAGAAGATCGTTGACAGTCTTTACAG
The nucleotide sequence above comes from Prevotella melaninogenica ATCC 25845. Encoded proteins:
- the rho gene encoding transcription termination factor Rho, with product MLSKEELLEKEVSELEAIAQSTGAVYSPGDDKDKLVYAILDRQAEEAGTAHPLESKRKRTRIARKDTDRVYSVHGEEGENFDVQKNKNTATSQPSLFKELPETKDDKTEEKSPEEILASIPKHRGRKSKAELEAIAAAEAAIKAKAEEAQQTEEPVEEAPVENVEPSAPEDFIPEDQFSNVPQQEEGEGKEELLARLQEKVNAHNMNMEPAGYPVLPDGVWAGDPGDGTDFIPVVDLPIEDQGIVPNYDMFDQPTTPAQLPSTPVYDNAPVANNANYDFSDLIKANGVLEVMPDGYGFLRSSDYNYLSSPDDVYIANNQIKQYGLKTGDVVECHVRPPHEGEKYFPLTSIDKINGRKPSEVRDRIPFEHLTPLFPEEKFTLCGDPRTTNLSTRIVDLFSPIGKGQRALIVAQPKTGKTILMKDIANAIAANHPEAYLMMLLIDERPEEVTDMARTVNAEVIASTFDEPAERHVKIAGIVLEKAKRMVECGHDVVIFLDSITRLARAYNTVAPASGKVLTGGVDANALQKPKRFFGAARNIEGGGSLTIIATALIDTGSKMDEVIFEEFKGTGNMELQLDRSLSNKRIFPAVNLVASSTRRDDLLQDRTTLDRMWILRKYIADMNSIEAMNSIHDRMRRTENNEEFLLSMND